CTCACGCCCTTTCCTCGCCGTCGCTACTGCAGTTGATCAGGGAAGATCAGCGGGCATTGAAGGGCGAGGCCGGCTATCTGGACATGGACCCGATCTGCCGTTGCCAGGACTTCGACGTGAAGACAACCAGTATTGATGCCATGGTGGCGAGCCGCCAGAAGGCGAAGGCCATCGTTTCATTCACGAACTTTCAAAAGCCGAAAAAGGTGGAGTTCGATCTGGTTTGGGTTCGCGGCAGATGGTTAATCGACGATATCAGGAGCAGTGATGATCGGCGCAGCCTGCGTGATGCGCTACGGGCAGAGATTGCTGAATTGGTCAGGTGCACGGCGATAACCTTTCGCATACAGCGTCACACGGTTGCATCATCCTTCCCAGGAAGGCTCGAGAAGATATGAATCGTAGTGCTGACAGAGAGTTGATCGTGCAATGAAACGCATCTCCTTTTCCGCTTTCGCACTATTCGCGCTGGCTGGAGCGTGCCAGGCGCAAACATTGACTTCCGCGCAGTTGGCGCACGACATCCATTCACGCGGCGCCAGAGTCGCTGTGAAGGCACATGTTTGGTCTGGCTGTACCCCTAATAACCACCAAGGAGCGATAAATGGCGCAGGACATTTTCTTGAAGATCAACGGTATTGATGGCGAGTCGCAGGATTCGACTCACAAAAATGAAATCGAGGTGACAAGCTGGGGCTGGTGCATTTTGCAGCAATCGAACATGCACGCAGGTTCGGGCGGCGGCGCCGGCAAGGCCACGGTCGAGGACCTCGCGTTCGAACACCTCATGGATCGGGCGAGCCCGAACCTGATGAAGTACTGTCTGACCGGCAAGCATATCGACCAGGCTGCACTCGTCGTGCGCAAGGCCGGCGGCAATCCGCTCGAACATCTGAAGATCACGATGAGCGATGTGATCGTGACGCAGGTGCAGCCGTCTGGCAGCAACAGTGACGATGGCATTCGCGAACACGTTCGGCTGTCGTTCGCGAAGGTCAAGCAGGAATACGTCGTTCAGAACGCACAAGGCGGCAGCGCCGGCGCAGTGACGGCCGCCTTCGACATCAAGGGCAATAAGGAACTTTAAGCCCCCCCTGCCAACAGTCACCCGGACAGGTCCCGGCCCGCCTGGGCCTTTCCGGTTTGCTCCCCCGCCGCGTTTCTATCGCGCCTCATTTTGCGTTGCCTAATGCGCCTCTTCATCAACGTTATTGCTCTCGCTTTTGCATGCGCGCTGACCGCGTGCGTCAGCAGCGATCCCAGAACGGCGAAGGAACCCGTCAAGCTAGAACTGTCGGTCGTGGCATCCGCCGGCGTCAATCCTGACGATCAGAAGCGCGCGGCGCCGATCGTCGTACGGATCTATGAATTGAAAACCGACGGCCTGTTCAATTCCGCCGACTTTTTCTCATTGCAGGACAAAGACAAGACCGTCCTCACGGACGATCTCGTCACGCGGCAGCAATTCCAGTTGCGGCCTGGCGAGAGCAAATCCATCAAGACAAAAGCCGATCCCGCAACCACAAACGTCGGGATCCTGGCGGCCTACCGGGATCTGCCCAACTCGGTATGGCGCGCGGTCTATCCGCTGCCGGCGGCACCGGATGCGGCGTGGTATCGCGCTTCGCCCAAACTCAAACTGACCATCAATCTTGAACCGAACGCAATCAAGATTACCGAGACCAAATAGTGGAATGAACGCATGAGCTGGCACAACAAGGTCGTCTGGAGCGAGGGGCTCTTTCTGCGCCCACAGCTTTTTCAGCAACAGGAACGCTATCTCGAGCACTATGCGCACAAGCGCGCAGCAACGCTCTCGCCGTTCTTCTTCGGCTTCAGTCATTACAGCCTCGATACCGAGGCACTGGCGCTCGGCAAGGTGATTATGAAGTCGGCCAGCGGCGTGTTCGCCGACGGCACGCCATTCGATACGCCCGGCAGTACGCCCCCGCCTGCGCCGCTCACCATCCACGCGGAACACCTGGATCAGCTGATCTATCTCGCCGTGCCTGTCCGTGTGCCGAACGGCGAAGAGACGACTTTCGACAACGCCGCTGACTCGCTCGCCCGCAACGTCGTATTCGATACCGACCTGCGCGACACCAATTCGGTCGGACAAGGGCCGAAGACCGTGCAGTTGTCGAACCTGCGCCTGCGACTCGTGCCCGAAAAGGAACTGACCGATGCCTGGATCGGACTTGCGCTGACACGCGTCAAGACGATTCACGCGGATAGCAGCATCGTTCTGGACGACACATTAATTCCGCCCGTGGCGGGCTTCGGGGCGAGCGAGCTGCTCACGAGCTGGCTCGCGAAAATTCACGAACTCACGCGCCTGCGCGCAACCGCGCTCGCAACGCGGCTGACCGGAGGCGATGGCAAGGCCGGCACGACAGCCGAAGTTTCCGACTATCTGCTGTTGCAGACACTCAACCGTTACGAGCCTTTGCTCCAGCATTTGCGCCGGGTGCCGACCACGTCGCCGGCCGATCTGTATGCGCTGCTGCTGAGCATGGCCGGAGAACTGTCGACCTACGTGCGGACCGAAAGCCGCCGGCCGCTCGACTCCCATCCGGCCTACCAGCACACCACACCGCACCTGTGTCTGAAACCCGTGGTGGATGACACGCATCTGCTACTCAACGCGGTGCTGGTGCGCAGCGCACAAAGCATCGCGCTGCGAGAACAGGGACATGGGATGCGCAACGCGGTAGTCGATCCTGTCGACATGCGCGGCTTCACGGCAGTGGTGCTCGCAGTGCACGCCGCGATGCCGCCGGATCTGCTCCAGCAACAGTTCGCCGCCCAGGCGAAAGCCGGTCCCTCTGAACGGCTGCCGGACCTGGTTCGTGGACATCTGCCGGGCATCGCGTTGCAGGCGTTGCCGGTACCGCCGCGACAGATCCCGTTCAACGCCGGCTTTGTCTACTACGAGCTCTCGCGTAGCGGTCCGTTGTGGGACGAAGTGGCGCGGCACGGCGGCCTCGCACTGCATGTCGCCGGTGATTTCCCCTCGCTGAAGCTCGAACTGTGGGGCGTGCACGGCTAGCACACATCAGCCGATATCGGGCAGCGGGAGCTGCTCGCGCCTGAGACCAGAAGGCGCGACGAAAATCCAGAGGAAAAAGGTAAACCAGTGAATTCAGACGTAGCGAACCGTTCAGGCGAGCGTGACCGGTGGTCAGGCGACCAGGACGGCATCCAGACCACCGTCCCGCGTGTCGCTCCGGGAAGCCCGTCTTCCCGGAGCACGGGCGCGGCTGCGTCCAGTGCGTCTCCTCATCGCGATGTGCCGCCGGGGGAATCGACTGCGGAGCGCGTTGCCACCATCGGGGCGTCCCGCAATCCGCTGCTCGAGGCAGCTCGCCCGCTGTTGCGGGCGCTGGCGGACTTGCCCGACCAGTTGGAAAAAGACGGAATAGATCAGTTGCGGGTCTTGCTGGAGCAAGAAGTACGGGTCTTCCAGAAACTGTGCGACCAGATCAGCATCCGGCGCGATCACATGCTCGGCGCACGCTACTGCCTGTGCACGGCACTCGACGAAGCCGCGATGCAAACGGTATGGGGAAGAGGCGGTGAAACCGGCGTCGAATGGAATACCAATGGTCTTGCCACGCTTTTCCACGAAGATCGTCAGGGTGGCACCAAAGTCTATCTGCTGGTCGGGCGGCTGATGAGCGAGTCACAGGAGCATCTCGACCTGCTCGAACTCGTTTACCGGATTCTTAGCCTCGGCTTTGAAGGTCGCTACCGCTACGAGGCGGATGGCCGACGCAAACACGAAACCGTGCGTCAGCGGATCTACAACGAGATCATGACGCAGCGCA
The nucleotide sequence above comes from Paraburkholderia aromaticivorans. Encoded proteins:
- a CDS encoding DUF3828 domain-containing protein is translated as MMVWAALGVHPARAQSIASAEQFLQAVYSAYAFNGDPPGIDASGSHALSSPSLLQLIREDQRALKGEAGYLDMDPICRCQDFDVKTTSIDAMVASRQKAKAIVSFTNFQKPKKVEFDLVWVRGRWLIDDIRSSDDRRSLRDALRAEIAELVRCTAITFRIQRHTVASSFPGRLEKI
- a CDS encoding Hcp family type VI secretion system effector, producing MAQDIFLKINGIDGESQDSTHKNEIEVTSWGWCILQQSNMHAGSGGGAGKATVEDLAFEHLMDRASPNLMKYCLTGKHIDQAALVVRKAGGNPLEHLKITMSDVIVTQVQPSGSNSDDGIREHVRLSFAKVKQEYVVQNAQGGSAGAVTAAFDIKGNKEL
- the tssJ gene encoding type VI secretion system lipoprotein TssJ, with the translated sequence MRLFINVIALAFACALTACVSSDPRTAKEPVKLELSVVASAGVNPDDQKRAAPIVVRIYELKTDGLFNSADFFSLQDKDKTVLTDDLVTRQQFQLRPGESKSIKTKADPATTNVGILAAYRDLPNSVWRAVYPLPAAPDAAWYRASPKLKLTINLEPNAIKITETK
- the tssK gene encoding type VI secretion system baseplate subunit TssK, with product MSWHNKVVWSEGLFLRPQLFQQQERYLEHYAHKRAATLSPFFFGFSHYSLDTEALALGKVIMKSASGVFADGTPFDTPGSTPPPAPLTIHAEHLDQLIYLAVPVRVPNGEETTFDNAADSLARNVVFDTDLRDTNSVGQGPKTVQLSNLRLRLVPEKELTDAWIGLALTRVKTIHADSSIVLDDTLIPPVAGFGASELLTSWLAKIHELTRLRATALATRLTGGDGKAGTTAEVSDYLLLQTLNRYEPLLQHLRRVPTTSPADLYALLLSMAGELSTYVRTESRRPLDSHPAYQHTTPHLCLKPVVDDTHLLLNAVLVRSAQSIALREQGHGMRNAVVDPVDMRGFTAVVLAVHAAMPPDLLQQQFAAQAKAGPSERLPDLVRGHLPGIALQALPVPPRQIPFNAGFVYYELSRSGPLWDEVARHGGLALHVAGDFPSLKLELWGVHG
- the tssL gene encoding type VI secretion system protein TssL, long form, with product MNSDVANRSGERDRWSGDQDGIQTTVPRVAPGSPSSRSTGAAASSASPHRDVPPGESTAERVATIGASRNPLLEAARPLLRALADLPDQLEKDGIDQLRVLLEQEVRVFQKLCDQISIRRDHMLGARYCLCTALDEAAMQTVWGRGGETGVEWNTNGLATLFHEDRQGGTKVYLLVGRLMSESQEHLDLLELVYRILSLGFEGRYRYEADGRRKHETVRQRIYNEIMTQRRSLAVALSPHWQSDVKGKRVSFFDFPVWITLVVLSVILIGLFGYFKYELLNRSAEVQKQIADIGRMTPPPAPPALHLKELLKNEIAAGTVSVNEDAHHSSVTFRGDSMFPPGAAAVKTSMTPLVTKIAGEIVKVPGKVTVLGYTDNLPIKSRQFASNEALSEERATQIMQMLQTAGVPAARLEAVGRGDAEPIGDNATVQGRAQNRRVEITVAH